The following proteins come from a genomic window of Pseudochaenichthys georgianus chromosome 17, fPseGeo1.2, whole genome shotgun sequence:
- the foxq1a gene encoding forkhead box protein Q1a, whose protein sequence is MKLEVLCGSHYNTKHFDMSKDAEGSVRSPLSVEEELGSDGDCVANSPAPVTPCYSGTSKPYTRRPKPPFSYIALIAMAIRDSSSESLTLAEINDYLMKRFPFFRGSYTGWRNSVRHNLSLNDCFLKVLRDPSRPWGKDNYWMLNPHSEYTFADGVFRRRRKRIDKKSNREPEVSVEEPPSIQQTAPATKTDSCVKFTSSFAIDSILSKPFNRNSNMGHLPHAPAPTPTWPHYTGLMMAHLNAPASFSYVKSACCMDSFSAHVPNGYQCRLASQTVLQYQK, encoded by the coding sequence ATGAAGTTGGAGGTGTTGTGTGGTAGCCACTATAACACGAAACATTTCGACATGTCCAAGGATGCAGAAGGGAGTGTGCGCTCTCCCCTTTCTGTCGAGGAGGAGCTGGGTTCGGATGGAGACTGCGTGGCGAACAGCCCCGCACCTGTTACTCCGTGCTACAGCGGCACATCCAAGCCGTACACTCGGAGACCCAAACCCCCGTTCTCGTACATCGCTCTCATCGCCATGGCCATCCGGGACTCCTCCTCTGAAAGTCTGACTCTGGCAGAAATAAACGACTATCTGATGAAGAGATTCCCCTTCTTCAGAGGCAGCTACACCGGCTGGAGGAACTCTGTTCGACACAACCTGTCTCTGAATGACTGCTTCCTCAAAGTGCTCCGGGACCCGTCCAGACCTTGGGGAAAGGATAATTACTGGATGCTCAATCCTCACAGCGAGTACACCTTTGCTGATGGGGTGTTCCGGCGCAGAAGAAAACGCATTGATAAAaaatcaaacagagagccagaGGTGTCCGTAGAGGAGCCGCCGAGCATTCAGCAGACTGCCCCCGCCACCAAGACTGATTCATGCGTCAAGTTTACAAGTTCCTTTGCGATAGACAGCATCCTCAGCAAACCTTTCAATAGAAACTCAAACATGGGACATTTACCTCACGCCCCTGCCCCCACCCCCACCTGGCCGCACTACACTGGACTAATGATGGCTCATTTGAATGCACCTGCCTCGTTTTCATACGTCAAGTCAGCTTGCTGCATGGACTCCTTTTCTGCGCATGTGCCAAACGGCTATCAGTGCAGACTGGCGTCACAGACAGTTCTACAATATCAGAaataa